A stretch of Porites lutea chromosome 5, jaPorLute2.1, whole genome shotgun sequence DNA encodes these proteins:
- the LOC140938062 gene encoding uncharacterized protein — protein MYDALVAPYFDYCSEVWGYMGKHLCDRLQRLQNRAGRIITFSDYNTRSKDILQDLRWDTLEQRRSKQLAISVFKSLNNLYPESLKNMVKPTSGVHSYNVRGASNNILVPRPRTEAAKRAFSYRGAVMWNGLENMLKDEINLNSFKSALSLS, from the coding sequence ATGTATGATGCTTTAGTCGCTCCTTATTTTGATTATTGCTCCGAAGTCTGGGGATATATGGGAAAACATCTGTGTGACCGACTCCAGAGATTGCAAAATAGGGCTGGGAGAATTATAACATTTAGTGATTATAACACAAGATCTAAGGATATCCTCCAAGACTTGAGATGGGATACCCTTGAGCAAAGACGCTCTAAACAGCTCGcaataagtgtttttaaatctctaaatAACCTTTACCCTGAGAGTTTAAAGAACATGGTTAAACCAACCTCTGGGGTTCATTCCTACAACGTGCGAGGTGCCTCGAACAACATTCTTGTACCAAGGCCCCGTACTGAAGCTGCTAAGAGGGCCTTTAGCTATAGGGGAGCAGTCATGTGGAATGGCCTAGAAAATATGCTTAAAGACGAGATAAATCTCAACTCTTTCAAGTCTGCCCTATCTTTGTCTTGA
- the LOC140938063 gene encoding uncharacterized protein, with protein sequence MNSKCIDILAVNETRLDDTISSGEVTVAGYALERNDRNRDGGGVALYIRNTINYERLFDLECESLEWIGIKVIKPKAKSFIVSTWYRPPRSNVDAMKDFELLVQRIESLGLEVNILGDLNCNVAACPLESHTKNLLEICNLYQYHQLINEHTRITEKSATTIDLFLTNNKEIFTHSGVCHIGISDHSLIYGVRKFCIPKGKPKIVESRQFRNFDANSFHADLNLAPWHLVHLEDNPNRAWEIWSRLFLEICDFHAPKRKRKVRNNYAPWLTPEIKRMMFERDKLKRAAIINNSDALWTEYKIARNNVNANIRKAKTNYYKRYFETNLGDIKKSCKGVNSILGRNLPTTEINRIDVGDNSSTTPLEISNALNYHFTHIGPRLADNIPKTSVCFEDYITPSNSSFTLNETHCGFNHRLVSSLRVDKATGLDGISARLLKEACPEIVPSLTHIINLSIRCGYFPDEWKISKVLPLYKEDIKSDPNNYRPISILPVVSKIIEKVIFKQLYEYLTHNNLLTVSQHGFRPMHSTLTALLEAY encoded by the coding sequence ATGAATTCGAAATGTATTGATATTCTTGCGGTTAATGAAACTCGTCTTGATGATACTATATCTAGTGGCGAAGTTACAGTAGCAGGCTATGCCCTGGAGAGAAATGATAGAAACAGAGACGGAGGGGGTGTCGCCCTTTATATCCGGAATACTATCAATTATGAACGCCTATTTGATCTCGAGTGCGAAAGCCTCGAGTGGATTGGCATTAAGGTAATCAAACCCAAGGCCAAATCTTTTATTGTGAGTACGTGGTATAGACCACCACGTTCTAATGTAGACGCCATGAAGgattttgaacttcttgttcaGCGAATCGAATCGCTGGGGCTAGAGGTAAATATTTTGGGGGATTTAAATTGTAATGTGGCTGCTTGCCCACTAGAATCACATACAAAGAATCTTCTGGAAATTTGTAACCTTTACCAATACCACCAGTTGATAAATGAACATACCCGAATCACTGAAAAATCCGCTACTACTATTGATTTATTCCTAACAAATAACAAGGAAATTTTTACGCATTCTGGGGTCTGTCACATCGGAATAAGTGACCATTCTCTTATCTATGGAGTTAGAAAATTTTGTATTCCCAAAGGGAAACCAAAGATCGTGGAGTCGCGACAGTTTAGGAACTTTGATGCTAATTCATTCCACGCTGACCTTAACCTAGCACCTTGGCACCTAGTTCATCTGGAAGATAATCCAAATCGTGCCTGGGAAATTTGGTCACGTCTGTTTTTAGAAATTTGTGACTTCCATGCACCAAAACGTAAAAGGAAAGTAAGAAATAATTATGCTCCCTGGCTGACACCAGAGATAAAAAGGATGATGTTTGAGAGGGACAAACTGAAAAGGGCTGCAATTATCAACAATTCAGATGCTCTTTGGACCGAGTATAAGATTGCTCGAAACAATGTAAATGCTAATATCAGGAAAGCAAAAACTAACTACTATAAAAGGTATTTCGAAACAAATCTAGGGGATATTAAGAAATCATGCAAAGGAGTAAACTCAATATTGGGCCGAAATTTACcaacaactgaaataaatagAATAGATGTTGGAGATAACTCAAGTACTACCCCGTTAGAAATCTCTAATGCTCTTAATTATCACTTTACTCACATTGGGCCTAGGTTAGCTGATAATATTCCCAAAACTAGTGTTTGTTTTGAGGACTACATTACGCCATCAAATTCTAGTTTTACCCTGAACGAGACTCACTGCGGTTTTAATCACCGTTTAGTGAGTTCACTTCGAGTCGACAAGGCTACAGGCCTAGATGGTATTTCTGCAAGGCTTTTGAAAGAAGCTTGTCCTGAAATCGTGCCTTCTCTCACCCATATAATTAACCTATCCATTAGGTGTGGGTATTTTCCAGACgagtggaaaatttccaaagtATTACCTTTATATAAGGAGGATATTAAGTCTGATCCTAATAACTATAGACCTATATCTATTCTACCAGTTGTCAGTAAAATAATCGAAAAGGTTATCTTCAAACAACTTTATGAGTACCTAACTCACAATAATTTGCTGACAGTTTCTCAGCATGGCTTCAGACCGATGCATTCTACTTTGACTGCCTTGCTTGAAGCGTACTAA